From the Prosthecodimorpha staleyi genome, one window contains:
- a CDS encoding histone deacetylase family protein, translating into MITLFDAASRRHEPPGFVVAGRLQPSPERPERIDMLLDGLGRLGIAPVAPPPIDLAATGIVHTERYLAFLATVVERWARVGGGSAWPVPNIHALGRATLPEPSYPDSVIGQVGYHIGDGSAPILPGTLDAMLGAAACALEAARLVAGGERLVYALARPPGHHAAADVAAGFCYLNNSALAAETLVRAGHRVAILDVDVHHGNGTQAIFYDRADVLTVSIHADPARFYPFFWGYAHETGRGDGAGFNLNLPLARGTGDADYLAALATALDRVRRHEPTVLVVAAGLDASAEDPFQGFAVTTAGFEAIGRAIAALGLPACVIQEGGYPSPSLGINLAALLGGLGA; encoded by the coding sequence ATGATCACGCTTTTCGATGCCGCCAGCCGCCGTCACGAACCGCCCGGCTTCGTCGTCGCCGGGCGCCTGCAGCCGAGCCCGGAGCGGCCGGAGCGGATCGACATGCTGCTCGACGGGCTCGGCCGGCTCGGCATCGCGCCGGTGGCGCCGCCGCCGATCGATCTCGCCGCCACCGGCATCGTCCATACCGAGCGCTATCTCGCCTTCCTGGCGACGGTGGTCGAGCGCTGGGCCCGGGTCGGCGGCGGCAGCGCCTGGCCGGTGCCCAACATCCATGCGCTCGGCCGTGCCACGCTGCCTGAGCCGAGCTATCCGGACAGCGTGATCGGCCAGGTCGGCTACCATATTGGCGACGGTTCCGCGCCGATCCTGCCGGGCACGCTCGACGCCATGCTGGGCGCCGCAGCCTGCGCCCTCGAGGCGGCGCGCCTCGTCGCCGGCGGCGAGCGGCTGGTCTATGCGCTCGCCCGTCCGCCCGGCCATCACGCCGCCGCCGATGTTGCGGCCGGCTTCTGCTATCTGAACAATTCCGCTCTGGCCGCCGAGACGCTGGTCCGCGCCGGCCACCGCGTCGCGATCCTCGATGTCGATGTCCATCACGGCAACGGTACGCAGGCGATCTTCTACGACCGCGCCGACGTGCTGACGGTCTCGATCCATGCCGATCCGGCCCGCTTCTATCCCTTCTTCTGGGGCTACGCCCACGAGACCGGGCGCGGCGACGGCGCGGGCTTCAACCTGAACCTGCCGCTCGCCCGCGGCACCGGCGACGCCGACTATCTCGCCGCCCTGGCGACGGCTCTCGACCGCGTCCGCCGCCATGAGCCGACCGTTCTGGTCGTGGCGGCCGGGCTCGATGCCTCGGCGGAGGATCCGTTCCAGGGCTTCGCGGTGACGACCGCCGGGTTCGAGGCGATCGGCCGGGCCATCGCGGCGCTCGGCCTGCCGGCCTGCGTCATCCAGGAGGGCGGCTATCCGTCCCCGTCTCTCGGCATCAATCTGGCCGCTCTGCTCGGAGGTCTCGGCGCATGA
- a CDS encoding PopZ family protein produces the protein MAKAQAQEPSMEEILASIRRIIADEEKPAGKLIVSPPAAPAPAPVPVEPEAEERISEDELDKLFASAAPDPEPEPDFAPEPDLLDEPDDVLDLTDEVLDLAPEDDDLQFSDPEPEPVRMPPPPPPPPPPPQMRAQPAPRMAARPMPLDEERLLSDATDQVVSSAFDNLALTVLNKNARTLEDLVQDMLRPMLKSWLDQNLPTMVERLVRAEIERVTRGR, from the coding sequence ATGGCCAAGGCTCAAGCGCAGGAACCCTCCATGGAGGAGATCCTGGCGTCGATTCGCCGGATCATCGCCGACGAGGAGAAGCCGGCCGGGAAGCTGATCGTCTCGCCGCCGGCCGCCCCAGCGCCCGCGCCCGTCCCGGTCGAGCCGGAGGCCGAGGAGCGGATCTCCGAGGACGAACTCGACAAGCTGTTTGCTTCCGCGGCGCCGGACCCCGAGCCGGAACCGGATTTCGCGCCGGAGCCGGATCTGCTGGACGAGCCGGACGACGTGCTCGATCTGACCGACGAGGTTCTCGACCTGGCACCCGAGGACGACGACCTGCAGTTCAGCGATCCCGAGCCGGAACCGGTCCGGATGCCGCCCCCGCCGCCACCCCCGCCGCCGCCGCCCCAGATGCGCGCGCAGCCGGCGCCGCGCATGGCCGCGCGCCCGATGCCGCTCGACGAGGAGCGGTTGCTGTCGGATGCGACCGACCAGGTGGTTTCGTCGGCCTTCGACAATCTGGCATTGACCGTCCTGAACAAGAATGCGCGCACCCTCGAGGACCTTGTCCAGGACATGCTGCGTCCGATGTTGAAGTCCTGGCTCGACCAGAACCTCCCGACCATGGTCGAGCGCCTGGTCCGCGCCGAGATCGAACGCGTCACGCGGGGGCGCTGA
- the solA gene encoding N-methyl-L-tryptophan oxidase translates to MAACDVIVIGLGAMGAAAADHLARRGARVLGIERFGIAHGRGSSHGRSRAIRLAYFEDPAYVPLLRRAYENWRDLERRSGESLLSITGTLEIGRPDGAVVAGSLASCRQHQLMHEMLDRASIRRRCPVFELPEDYVALWQPDGGYLRPEAAVAASIGLAAEAGAQLHFGEQVRSIEPDAGAVTVVTDEARYEAGQVIVAAGPWLADLVPEIAPHLRPTRQVLGWFWPRDMAAFGPGRLPVFIVDDGADGAHYGFPAFEGSAVKVARHGHLDEPVGPDNARRPVRPEDVAVLRRFLAARLPLLDGEPVQTATCTYSRLPEDFFLIDRAPSDPRILVASPCSGHGFKFASVIGEILADLAMAGATPLPVAPFSWAAMARRASADAGGD, encoded by the coding sequence ATGGCTGCATGCGACGTGATCGTGATCGGGCTCGGTGCGATGGGGGCCGCGGCGGCCGACCATCTCGCCCGCCGCGGCGCGCGCGTGCTCGGCATCGAGCGGTTCGGCATCGCCCATGGCCGCGGCTCGTCCCACGGCCGGTCGCGCGCCATTCGCCTGGCCTATTTCGAGGACCCGGCCTATGTGCCGCTGCTGCGGCGCGCCTACGAGAACTGGCGCGATCTGGAGCGCCGCTCTGGCGAAAGCCTGCTCTCGATCACCGGCACGCTGGAGATCGGCCGCCCCGACGGCGCCGTCGTCGCCGGGTCGCTGGCCTCCTGCCGCCAGCACCAGCTGATGCACGAGATGCTCGACCGGGCCTCGATCCGTCGGCGTTGTCCCGTCTTCGAACTGCCGGAGGACTATGTCGCCCTGTGGCAGCCGGACGGTGGCTACCTGCGCCCAGAGGCAGCCGTCGCCGCCTCGATCGGCCTGGCGGCCGAGGCCGGGGCGCAGCTGCATTTCGGCGAGCAGGTCCGGTCCATCGAGCCCGACGCGGGCGCCGTGACGGTCGTCACCGACGAGGCGCGCTACGAGGCCGGGCAGGTGATCGTCGCGGCCGGGCCGTGGCTCGCCGATCTCGTACCCGAGATCGCCCCGCATCTGCGCCCGACCCGGCAGGTGCTCGGCTGGTTCTGGCCGCGCGACATGGCGGCGTTCGGGCCGGGCCGCTTGCCCGTCTTCATCGTGGACGACGGCGCCGACGGCGCCCATTACGGCTTCCCGGCCTTCGAGGGATCCGCCGTCAAGGTCGCCCGTCACGGCCATCTCGACGAACCGGTCGGCCCGGACAATGCCCGCCGCCCGGTCAGGCCGGAGGATGTCGCCGTCCTGCGCCGGTTCCTGGCTGCGCGGCTGCCGCTCCTCGACGGCGAACCGGTACAGACCGCCACCTGCACCTACAGCCGCCTGCCGGAGGACTTCTTCCTGATCGACCGGGCACCGTCCGATCCGCGCATCCTGGTCGCCTCGCCCTGTTCGGGCCATGGCTTCAAATTCGCCAGCGTGATCGGCGAGATCCTCGCCGACCTGGCCATGGCGGGGGCAACGCCGCTGCCGGTGGCTCCCTTTTCGTGGGCGGCGATGGCGAGGCGGGCTTCGGCCGACGCCGGCGGCGACTGA
- a CDS encoding valine--tRNA ligase → MLEKTFDAASVEPRISEAWDEAGAFRAGAGAEPGAAPYTIVIPPPNVTGSLHMGHALNNTLQDILVRFERMRGRDVLWQPGTDHAGIATQMVVERQMAERQEPNRRSIGREAFVEKVWAWKAESGGTITNQLKRLGASCDWSRERFTMDEGLSRAVLKVFVDLHKKGLIYRDKRLVNWDPKLLTAISDLEVQQVEIKGNLWHLRYPIEGKRFDAEDPSTFIVVATTRPETMLGDTGVAVHPEDERYTHLVGRNVVLPLVGRRIPIVADDYSDPEKGSGAVKITPAHDFNDFEVGRRNNLRVINVMTVEGAIDIANNAEFLKGLVVDTELQETLVSIEARDRFEARKRILAMLEARNLIEKIEPHTHMVPHGDRGGVPIEPFLTDQWYVDAATLAKPAIASVREGRTSFVPKAWEKTYFQWMENIQPWCISRQLWWGHQIPAWYGPDGQVFVELSEAEALAAAATHYGAPTALTRDEDVLDTWFSSALWPFSTLGWPDDTAEVRRYYPTSVLVTGFDIIFFWVARMMMMGLEFMETEPFKDVYIHALVRDEKGAKMSKSKGNVIDPLDLVDEYGADALRFTLAAMAAQGRDIKLSTQRIAGYRNFATKLWNAARFAEMNGCVYVSDFEPAAAVDTVNRWIAVECARTVKTVTEAIEAYRFNDAAGAAYRFVWNTFCDWYLEFAKPVLQQDGDSTSKAETRATTAWVLDEVLKLLHPFMPFITEELWAATAREAGLKRPSMLVTTRWSKPGATDDAAADEINWLVDLITEVRSVRVEMNVPPASQIPLVFVAPDGVIRARIATHEAVIARLARISSIAVVEAAPKASAQIVIGETVACLPLEGVIDVDAERGRLAKELKKLADEIGRIDAKLGNPAFVAKAPEEVVEENREKREEYVQRRAKVDEALKRLG, encoded by the coding sequence ATGCTTGAGAAGACTTTCGACGCCGCCTCTGTCGAGCCGCGGATCTCCGAGGCCTGGGACGAGGCCGGGGCCTTCCGTGCCGGGGCCGGCGCCGAACCGGGCGCGGCGCCCTATACGATCGTCATCCCGCCGCCCAACGTCACCGGCTCGCTGCATATGGGCCACGCGCTGAACAATACGCTGCAGGACATCCTGGTGCGGTTCGAGCGCATGCGCGGGCGCGACGTGCTTTGGCAGCCGGGCACCGACCATGCCGGCATCGCCACCCAGATGGTGGTCGAGCGCCAGATGGCCGAGCGCCAGGAGCCGAACCGGCGGTCAATCGGGCGCGAGGCCTTCGTCGAGAAGGTCTGGGCCTGGAAGGCCGAATCGGGCGGCACGATCACCAACCAGCTGAAGCGCCTCGGCGCCTCCTGCGACTGGTCGCGCGAGCGCTTCACCATGGACGAGGGCCTGTCGCGCGCGGTCCTCAAGGTGTTTGTCGACCTGCACAAGAAGGGCCTGATCTACCGCGACAAGCGGTTGGTCAACTGGGACCCGAAGCTCCTGACTGCCATCTCGGATCTCGAGGTGCAGCAGGTCGAGATCAAGGGCAACCTCTGGCACCTGCGCTACCCGATCGAGGGCAAGCGCTTCGACGCCGAGGATCCGTCGACCTTCATCGTCGTCGCCACGACCCGGCCCGAGACGATGCTCGGCGATACCGGCGTGGCGGTGCATCCGGAGGACGAGCGCTACACGCATCTGGTCGGCCGGAACGTGGTCCTGCCGCTGGTCGGCCGGCGCATCCCGATCGTCGCGGACGACTATTCCGATCCCGAAAAGGGGTCGGGCGCGGTCAAGATCACGCCTGCGCACGATTTCAACGACTTCGAGGTCGGCCGCCGCAACAATCTCCGCGTCATCAACGTGATGACCGTGGAAGGCGCGATCGACATCGCCAACAATGCCGAGTTCCTGAAGGGGCTCGTCGTCGACACCGAGCTTCAGGAAACGCTGGTCTCGATCGAGGCGCGCGACCGCTTCGAGGCGCGCAAGCGCATCCTCGCCATGCTGGAAGCGCGCAATCTGATCGAGAAGATCGAGCCGCACACCCACATGGTGCCGCATGGCGACCGCGGCGGCGTGCCGATCGAGCCCTTCCTGACCGACCAGTGGTATGTCGACGCCGCCACGCTGGCGAAGCCCGCCATCGCCAGCGTGCGCGAGGGCCGCACCAGCTTCGTGCCGAAGGCCTGGGAGAAGACCTATTTCCAGTGGATGGAGAATATCCAGCCCTGGTGCATCTCGCGCCAGCTGTGGTGGGGCCACCAGATCCCGGCCTGGTACGGGCCGGATGGCCAGGTCTTCGTCGAGCTGAGCGAGGCCGAGGCGCTGGCCGCCGCGGCCACGCACTACGGCGCGCCGACCGCGCTGACCCGCGACGAGGACGTGCTCGACACCTGGTTCTCCTCGGCGCTGTGGCCCTTCTCCACGCTCGGCTGGCCGGACGACACTGCCGAGGTCAGGCGCTACTATCCGACCTCGGTGCTGGTGACCGGCTTCGACATCATCTTCTTCTGGGTCGCCCGGATGATGATGATGGGCCTGGAATTCATGGAAACCGAGCCCTTCAAAGACGTCTACATCCACGCCCTCGTCCGCGACGAGAAGGGCGCCAAGATGTCGAAGTCCAAGGGCAACGTCATCGACCCGCTCGACCTCGTCGACGAGTATGGCGCCGATGCGCTGCGCTTCACGCTCGCCGCGATGGCCGCGCAGGGCCGCGACATCAAGCTCTCGACCCAGCGCATCGCCGGCTACCGCAACTTCGCCACCAAGCTTTGGAACGCGGCCCGCTTCGCCGAGATGAACGGCTGCGTCTATGTCTCGGATTTCGAGCCGGCGGCGGCCGTGGATACGGTCAACCGCTGGATCGCGGTCGAATGCGCGCGCACGGTCAAGACCGTCACCGAGGCGATCGAGGCCTACCGGTTCAACGATGCCGCCGGGGCGGCCTATCGCTTCGTCTGGAACACCTTCTGCGACTGGTACCTGGAATTCGCCAAGCCGGTCCTGCAGCAGGACGGCGATTCCACGTCCAAGGCCGAGACCCGCGCCACCACCGCCTGGGTGCTCGACGAAGTCCTGAAGCTGCTGCATCCCTTCATGCCCTTCATCACCGAAGAGCTCTGGGCGGCGACGGCGCGCGAGGCCGGGCTGAAGCGCCCGTCGATGCTGGTCACCACGCGCTGGTCGAAGCCGGGTGCGACCGACGATGCCGCCGCCGACGAGATCAACTGGCTGGTCGACCTGATCACCGAGGTGCGCTCGGTGCGCGTCGAGATGAACGTGCCGCCGGCGAGCCAGATCCCGCTGGTCTTCGTGGCGCCGGACGGTGTCATCCGCGCCCGCATCGCCACCCATGAGGCGGTCATCGCCCGCTTGGCGCGCATCTCCTCGATCGCGGTGGTCGAGGCGGCCCCGAAGGCCTCCGCCCAGATCGTGATCGGCGAGACGGTCGCCTGCCTGCCGCTCGAAGGCGTCATCGATGTCGACGCCGAGCGCGGCCGTCTCGCCAAGGAGCTGAAGAAGCTCGCCGACGAGATCGGCCGCATCGACGCCAAGCTCGGCAATCCGGCCTTCGTCGCCAAGGCGCCGGAAGAGGTCGTCGAGGAGAATCGCGAGAAGCGCGAGGAATATGTCCAGCGCCGCGCCAAGGTCGACGAGGCGCTGAAGCGGCTCGGTTGA
- a CDS encoding RipA family octameric membrane protein, with protein MSADDFDIYKIYRQRVLDENEVIANRLNWLLVFHVILFALCGSAIQLGKTFIFDRDFVFYILFLVSVFGLAISVMGLLAVKAAQDEIVDVIKAFKASFPQIDANVRIPKLTGSPKRHFHGVRTAKGVPILLAFIWISFASLLIWQLCNHRLKGTAVQTSQADITRAFSSLTPQLAVTERTVRNHRRLVIRV; from the coding sequence ATGAGTGCTGACGATTTTGACATATACAAAATTTACCGACAGCGAGTTCTCGATGAAAATGAGGTGATAGCGAATAGATTGAATTGGTTGCTGGTCTTTCATGTAATATTATTTGCGTTATGTGGCTCAGCTATACAATTAGGCAAGACTTTTATATTCGATCGAGACTTTGTTTTTTATATTCTGTTTCTGGTATCAGTTTTTGGTTTGGCAATCTCTGTCATGGGATTATTGGCTGTAAAGGCGGCGCAAGATGAGATTGTCGACGTTATAAAAGCCTTCAAGGCAAGTTTTCCTCAAATTGACGCGAACGTAAGAATACCAAAACTCACTGGTAGCCCGAAGAGGCATTTCCATGGTGTTAGGACCGCGAAGGGTGTCCCCATTCTATTGGCATTTATCTGGATTTCATTTGCATCATTGCTTATATGGCAATTGTGTAATCATAGGCTTAAGGGCACTGCCGTCCAAACTTCACAAGCAGACATAACGCGCGCATTCTCTTCACTAACCCCACAGCTTGCCGTCACTGAGCGAACAGTTCGGAATCATCGCCGGTTGGTCATTCGAGTTTGA
- a CDS encoding TolC family outer membrane protein: MLRTKALILSGAALLVLAVSTDRAAAQTMLDSLSLAYSNNPSLNAQRSKTRSTDEGVAIAMSGYRPQISASASISRSTLEASRTSTVNTLQGSQPTGYALVPVRVTGTSNNTYYPKSVSLSLVQPIWHGFQTANSVKQSEAAVRAQRELTRSTEQDVLYDAAQVFMDVIRDTAIVSLRETNVKFLTEQVRAARDRFNVGEGTKTDVAQADARLQLAISQLNAARATVNASRATFRQVVGIEPKRLTGSIPIDKLLPKSVQAGLEFAQGGHPGILAGVSNVDVAAFNVKVLEAELMPSVNLQASASRSVDPSPGTNWQNSTQIGVNVTVPLYQGGAEYARIRQAKENLGTARIQLDVTRDQVRQAVIATWGQLESATASVIAYKAQVDASQLALDGVIQEQRVGQRTTLDVLNAQNELIDAQVNQVTADRNRVVAAFALASAVGKLSAENLRLKVVRVNPEEHYEQVRDKWFGLRTPDGR; this comes from the coding sequence GTGTTGCGTACCAAGGCACTGATCCTGTCGGGTGCGGCCCTTCTCGTATTGGCTGTATCGACCGATCGCGCGGCTGCCCAGACCATGCTGGACTCGCTGTCGCTCGCCTATTCGAACAACCCGTCGCTGAACGCGCAGCGATCGAAGACGCGCTCGACCGACGAGGGTGTCGCGATCGCCATGTCCGGCTACCGGCCGCAGATCAGCGCCTCGGCGTCGATCTCGCGCAGCACGCTGGAGGCCAGCCGGACCTCGACGGTGAACACCCTGCAGGGATCCCAGCCGACCGGCTATGCCCTTGTGCCGGTGAGAGTCACCGGAACCAGCAACAACACCTACTATCCGAAGTCGGTCAGCCTGAGCCTGGTCCAGCCGATCTGGCACGGTTTCCAGACGGCCAATTCGGTCAAGCAGTCCGAGGCCGCGGTCCGCGCGCAGCGCGAGCTGACCCGTTCGACCGAGCAGGATGTGCTGTACGATGCCGCCCAGGTGTTCATGGACGTGATCCGCGACACCGCGATCGTCAGCCTGCGCGAAACCAACGTGAAGTTCCTGACCGAGCAGGTCCGCGCCGCACGCGATCGCTTCAATGTCGGCGAGGGAACCAAGACCGACGTGGCGCAGGCCGATGCCCGCCTCCAGTTGGCCATCTCGCAGTTGAACGCGGCGCGGGCGACCGTCAACGCCAGCCGCGCGACCTTCCGTCAGGTGGTCGGCATCGAACCGAAGCGGCTGACCGGCTCGATCCCGATCGATAAGCTGCTGCCGAAATCCGTTCAGGCCGGCCTGGAATTCGCCCAGGGCGGTCATCCGGGCATTCTCGCCGGCGTCTCGAACGTCGATGTCGCGGCCTTCAACGTGAAGGTGCTCGAGGCCGAATTGATGCCGTCGGTCAATCTGCAGGCTTCGGCCTCGCGCAGCGTCGATCCGTCGCCGGGCACCAACTGGCAGAATTCGACCCAGATCGGCGTCAACGTGACCGTTCCGCTCTATCAGGGCGGCGCCGAATATGCACGCATCCGCCAGGCCAAGGAGAATCTGGGTACGGCCCGCATCCAGCTCGACGTGACCCGCGATCAGGTCCGCCAGGCGGTCATCGCCACTTGGGGGCAACTCGAGTCGGCCACCGCGTCGGTCATCGCCTACAAGGCACAGGTCGACGCCTCCCAGTTGGCGCTTGACGGCGTCATCCAGGAGCAGCGCGTCGGCCAGCGCACGACGCTCGATGTGCTGAACGCCCAGAACGAGTTGATCGACGCCCAGGTCAATCAGGTCACGGCCGACCGGAACCGGGTCGTGGCGGCCTTCGCGCTCGCCTCGGCGGTCGGCAAGCTCAGTGCCGAGAACCTTCGACTGAAGGTCGTCCGCGTCAATCCGGAAGAACATTACGAGCAGGTCCGCGACAAGTGGTTCGGCCTGCGCACCCCGGACGGCCGCTGA
- a CDS encoding methyl-accepting chemotaxis protein, whose product MRSISIRNRLIGTIAGFALCIGTIGLVNSLNVVKIEAGVLETQSNWLPGLRQVGDLQRATADTRAAIFQHILASDEDAMADAEARYRAALAKVAALRADYASKTLSTAETDALKAFETAWAAYSGQLDEILKYSKTYAKDAAGQFYNQKAAPLMETALKTVDRLAAMKAEGVDAAGAQVVATATSARNLIIGLVGLGILLAVAIGFALVRSIGRGIGSVIVPMRALAAGRLDAPVPRLDPRTEIGAIAETLETFRTALVAKAAAEAEAAREAEAKMRRANRLDQLTRSFEERVSGLMRDLQGSAANMEGSARGMATMADDTDRRAQDVSNAASLTSDNVGAVAEAARQLGRSIEEIAGRVGLSSEIAARAVEDARRTDGSVQALATSAERIGDVIALINSIAGQTNLLALNATIEAARAGEAGRGFAVVAAEVKALASQTTRATEDIGRQIAEIQQATGGAVTAIRAIGSTIGELDRIAVEVAGAVEEQSVAAQAIGRNVGQASDGTATVSGGIDHVRRAVGETGRTAGTVLDSARDLVGRSGEIGREIGAFLREVKSA is encoded by the coding sequence ATGCGGTCGATCTCGATTCGAAACAGACTGATCGGGACGATTGCCGGATTCGCGCTGTGCATCGGCACGATCGGTCTGGTCAATTCGCTCAACGTCGTCAAAATCGAGGCCGGGGTTCTCGAGACGCAGTCCAACTGGCTGCCCGGGCTGCGTCAGGTCGGCGACCTGCAGAGGGCGACCGCAGACACCCGGGCCGCCATCTTCCAGCACATCCTCGCCTCCGATGAGGATGCGATGGCGGACGCCGAGGCCCGCTACCGGGCGGCCCTCGCCAAGGTCGCCGCCCTGCGGGCAGACTATGCCAGCAAGACGCTGTCCACCGCCGAGACCGATGCGTTGAAAGCGTTCGAGACGGCCTGGGCCGCCTATTCCGGCCAGCTCGACGAAATTCTCAAATACTCGAAGACCTATGCCAAGGACGCTGCCGGCCAGTTCTACAATCAAAAAGCGGCACCGCTGATGGAGACGGCCCTCAAGACCGTCGACCGGCTCGCCGCCATGAAGGCGGAGGGGGTGGACGCGGCCGGCGCCCAGGTCGTGGCCACGGCGACCTCGGCCCGCAATCTCATCATCGGCCTGGTCGGCCTCGGCATCCTGCTCGCCGTCGCGATCGGCTTCGCATTGGTGCGCAGCATCGGGCGCGGCATCGGATCGGTGATCGTCCCGATGCGCGCCCTTGCCGCAGGTCGGCTCGACGCGCCGGTGCCGCGCCTCGATCCGCGCACGGAAATCGGCGCGATTGCCGAGACCCTGGAAACGTTCCGGACGGCGCTGGTCGCCAAGGCGGCGGCCGAGGCCGAGGCGGCGCGCGAGGCCGAAGCCAAGATGCGGCGGGCGAACCGGCTCGACCAGTTGACGCGCAGCTTCGAAGAGCGGGTCTCCGGCCTGATGCGCGACCTGCAGGGCTCCGCCGCGAATATGGAGGGTTCCGCTCGCGGCATGGCGACGATGGCCGACGACACCGACCGACGCGCCCAGGATGTCAGCAATGCCGCCAGCCTCACCTCCGACAATGTCGGTGCGGTTGCCGAGGCGGCGCGGCAGTTGGGGCGCTCGATCGAGGAGATCGCCGGTCGCGTCGGTCTGTCCTCCGAGATCGCCGCACGCGCCGTCGAGGATGCCCGCCGCACCGACGGGAGCGTCCAGGCGCTGGCGACCAGTGCGGAGCGGATCGGCGACGTTATTGCGCTGATCAATTCCATCGCGGGCCAGACCAACCTTCTCGCCCTCAACGCCACGATCGAGGCGGCACGCGCCGGCGAGGCCGGGCGCGGCTTCGCGGTGGTCGCCGCCGAGGTCAAGGCGCTGGCCAGCCAGACGACCCGGGCGACCGAGGATATCGGCCGCCAGATCGCCGAAATCCAGCAGGCCACCGGCGGCGCCGTCACGGCGATCCGGGCGATCGGCAGCACGATCGGGGAATTGGACCGCATTGCCGTGGAAGTTGCCGGCGCCGTCGAGGAGCAGAGCGTCGCCGCGCAGGCCATCGGCCGCAATGTCGGGCAGGCGTCCGACGGTACCGCGACGGTGTCCGGCGGCATCGATCATGTTCGCAGGGCGGTCGGCGAGACCGGGCGCACCGCCGGGACGGTCCTCGACTCGGCCCGCGACCTGGTCGGCCGCTCCGGCGAGATCGGACGCGAAATCGGGGCCTTCCTGCGCGAGGTCAAGTCGGCCTGA
- a CDS encoding DUF2459 domain-containing protein has protein sequence MRRIRVVLRWCAGIVLLFGALVVLAAALTARPAVPDLFPPRGGDAAVPVLLVDHGYHVGLIVPTSRIGAHAVATGSPAMADLAARFAGYEWLEIGWGDETFYRFAPTLGDVRIGMALSALAGFDDGTVLHVVGFTGDPRRVFAAGDVIGLTLGERGFNRMARGLAATFALTPVGQPETLGPGLYGASLFYRAAGRYSLLRDCNHWVAERLAEAGVPASPVPATLSRTLMRELRWRAGAS, from the coding sequence ATGCGGCGGATCCGGGTGGTTCTGCGATGGTGCGCCGGGATCGTCCTGCTGTTCGGCGCGCTCGTCGTCCTCGCCGCAGCGCTGACCGCGCGGCCGGCCGTGCCGGATCTCTTCCCGCCGCGCGGCGGCGACGCGGCCGTGCCGGTCCTGCTGGTCGATCACGGCTACCATGTCGGGCTGATCGTGCCCACGAGCCGCATCGGCGCCCACGCTGTGGCGACGGGGTCGCCGGCCATGGCCGATCTTGCCGCCCGCTTTGCCGGCTATGAATGGCTGGAGATCGGCTGGGGCGACGAGACCTTCTATCGCTTCGCGCCGACGCTCGGCGATGTCCGGATCGGAATGGCGCTGAGCGCCCTGGCCGGCTTCGACGACGGCACCGTGCTGCATGTCGTCGGCTTCACCGGCGACCCGCGCCGGGTGTTCGCGGCCGGCGACGTGATCGGCCTGACGCTCGGCGAACGCGGCTTCAACAGGATGGCGCGCGGCCTGGCGGCCACCTTCGCACTGACGCCGGTCGGTCAGCCGGAAACGCTCGGCCCCGGCCTCTACGGGGCGAGCCTGTTCTATCGCGCGGCCGGCCGCTACAGTCTCCTTCGGGACTGCAATCACTGGGTCGCGGAGCGGCTTGCCGAAGCCGGCGTGCCGGCATCGCCGGTGCCCGCGACCCTGTCGAGAACCCTGATGCGGGAACTGCGCTGGCGCGCCGGCGCATCGTGA
- a CDS encoding protein-L-isoaspartate O-methyltransferase family protein: protein MTDWATARRTMVDNQVRTNDVTDLGVIDAMMAVPRELFVPGALRSLAYIDEHMQVKPGNSGAPSRFLMQPAPLAKLVQLAEIGPGDKVLVVGASTGYAAALVAGLAATVVALEEDADLAAEAGRTLAGLGLDNVKVVVGRLSAGAPAEAPFDVILFDGAIESLPAAFAGQLAEGGRLVAIEGYGLAGRAKLYRSTSGTLSGRASFNAAARPLPGFEKAAEFVF from the coding sequence ATGACCGATTGGGCGACGGCGCGCAGGACCATGGTCGACAACCAGGTCCGGACCAACGACGTGACCGATCTCGGCGTGATCGACGCCATGATGGCCGTTCCTCGCGAGCTGTTCGTGCCGGGCGCGCTGCGCTCGCTGGCCTATATCGACGAGCATATGCAGGTGAAGCCCGGGAATTCCGGGGCTCCCAGCCGCTTCCTCATGCAGCCGGCTCCTCTTGCCAAGCTCGTTCAGCTCGCCGAGATCGGTCCGGGCGACAAGGTGCTGGTGGTCGGCGCATCGACCGGATATGCGGCGGCCCTGGTCGCCGGGCTGGCCGCCACCGTGGTGGCGCTCGAGGAAGATGCGGACCTCGCCGCCGAGGCCGGCCGCACGCTCGCCGGTCTCGGTCTCGACAATGTGAAGGTCGTGGTCGGCCGCCTTTCCGCCGGCGCTCCGGCCGAAGCGCCGTTCGACGTGATCCTGTTCGATGGCGCGATCGAGAGCCTGCCGGCGGCCTTTGCCGGCCAGCTTGCCGAGGGCGGCCGCCTCGTCGCGATCGAGGGCTACGGCCTTGCCGGGCGGGCGAAGCTCTACCGGTCGACCAGCGGAACCCTGTCGGGTCGGGCCAGCTTCAACGCCGCGGCCCGCCCGCTGCCGGGCTTCGAGAAGGCGGCCGAGTTCGTTTTCTGA